The bacterium genome segment CTGTATCACTTGGGACAAATATTCTGAGATGTGAATCCGCAAGTATTGTTACAGAAAGTATCATATTATATGAATTAGGGATGATAGGATAAATGGAAGTAGAAACAATCGAACACAATGAATGTGAATTAACATTAAAAATTACAGTTTCTAAGGAAGAACTTGAGCAAGAATTTGATAAAAAATACCAGAAATTAACTCAAACGGCTAAACTTCAAGGTTTTAGAAAAGGTAAAGTGCCTCGTCAGGTTTTAGAAACACGATACGGCCCAGCGGTAGAAAAAGAAGTTGTAGAAAATCTTATCTCTAATCGCTATCTACAAGCAATAAAAGAAAAAAATATCCGGATAATTTCCCAGGCAAAGATAGAAGAGGTCAATTATATCAAGAAAGATGAACCGTTTTCTTTTGTAGTGAAAGTAGAAGTAATGCCTGAAATTGAACTTACAACTTACCATGGAATTCCACTTACCAAAAAGGTGACCAATATTACGGATAAAGATGTGGATAATGGACTCCACAGACTCCAGGAAAAATATGCACCAATAGAGGTAGTGGAAAAACCTATTGGGAAAAAGAGCATTGTTATTTTTGATTTTGAGAGTTTCAAGGATAACAAACCACTGTCTGATGGAAGTCACAAAGATTTTTTATTAGAGTTGGGTAAAGAAATCTTCCCTCAAAAGTTTGAACAACAATTATTTGGTCTCAAAAAAGGTAAGGAAAAAACCTTTAAAATTAAGTTATCAAAAGAATACTCTGACCCTAATATGGCGGGACAAAAGGTAACATTTAAGGTAAAAATTAATGAAGTCAAAGAAAGAAAATTACCAGTTTTAGATGATGAATTTGCTAAAGATTTGGGTCAATTTGATACGATTAAAGAATTAAAAGAGGCATTTAAAAAAGACCTTATTGAAGCCGCAGAACTTGAGTCAACAGAAAAATTAAAAGACGAACTTACAACACTTTTAATTTCACAACACTCTTTCCCTCTACCTAAGGTATTAGTAGAAAGAGAAATTGATTATCTGGTGGTTAACCTCCATAATAATTTACAATCACAAGGATTTGAACTTAATGATTATCTTAAAAAGAAAAATATGACTATTGAGGATTGTCGGGATGAATTCAGGCCCCAGGCGATGGAGCGGGTAAAGAAATATTTGATTTTAGATGCAATCGCACAAAAGGAAAATATTAAAATAGAAAATGAAGAATATGAAACCGTGGTAAAAGATAATTTTAGAACACAACCACAAAAGATAAAAGAATATCTTGAAGATAACCAACAAAAGGCAATTCTGATGGAAGAATTGAGAATGCAAAAAACACTTAATTTTTTACTCGAAATTGCCGATATTAAAAAATGTGAGGAAAAAAGGAGGAAATAAACAATGGCTTTAGTTCCAATGGTGGT includes the following:
- the tig gene encoding trigger factor, which produces MEVETIEHNECELTLKITVSKEELEQEFDKKYQKLTQTAKLQGFRKGKVPRQVLETRYGPAVEKEVVENLISNRYLQAIKEKNIRIISQAKIEEVNYIKKDEPFSFVVKVEVMPEIELTTYHGIPLTKKVTNITDKDVDNGLHRLQEKYAPIEVVEKPIGKKSIVIFDFESFKDNKPLSDGSHKDFLLELGKEIFPQKFEQQLFGLKKGKEKTFKIKLSKEYSDPNMAGQKVTFKVKINEVKERKLPVLDDEFAKDLGQFDTIKELKEAFKKDLIEAAELESTEKLKDELTTLLISQHSFPLPKVLVEREIDYLVVNLHNNLQSQGFELNDYLKKKNMTIEDCRDEFRPQAMERVKKYLILDAIAQKENIKIENEEYETVVKDNFRTQPQKIKEYLEDNQQKAILMEELRMQKTLNFLLEIADIKKCEEKRRK